In one Bombyx mori chromosome 22, ASM3026992v2 genomic region, the following are encoded:
- the LOC101746170 gene encoding catalase: MLRLTIALLAMVAVAKTGNEPAPAAQQIVAFKQRTSGPIGIMTTSAGSPIELKDASSTLNSNLILNEYFMDSLTHIVRERIPERLVHAKAAGAFGYFEVTHDIKNICKAKLFSKIGKKTPVAARFSPVIVQRGGTDTSRDARGFAIKFYTEDGNFDIVGFNTPMYAYKDPLLFSSFVRALKRNPATNLVDGNTLWDFLTLQPENLHMFLLVFGDRGVPDGYRHMPGFSIQTYQVVNESGEKHFVRFHFIPDAGIKNLNSKQAQKISGIDPDYATRDLYNAIGKGKFPSWSVSIQILTLDDVKNAKFDVFDVTKVLPQDEFPLKPLGRLVLNKNPTNYFAEVEQLAFNPANLVPGILGGPTKIFEARRLAYRDAQYYRLGANFNKIPVNCPIQNHVLAYNRDGRPPVKDNGKDTPNYYPNTFNGPVPYKDENRVDLIEIYQDDPNNFDQARELYMNEMTKEERSRLVENILYSLGGAIEELQDRAVKIFTIIHPDLGYRISQGLKVNRTSYYRDDEWLNNN; the protein is encoded by the exons ATGTTACGTTTGACGATAGCGTTGCTTGCGATGGTCGCGGTGGCAAAAACTGGGAACGAGCCAGCGCCGGCAGCCCAGCAGATAGTCGCGTTCAAACAGAGAACATCG GGGCCCATCGGTATTATGACAACGAGTGCTGGATCGCCAATCGAACTCAAAGATGCGAGTAGCACATTGAACTCAAATCTCATattgaatgaatattttatggATTCATTAACTCATATAGTAAGAGAGAGGATTCCCGAGAGGTTGGTGCATGCAAAAGCGGCTGGAGCATTCGGTTATTTTGAGGTTACGCATGATATTAAGAATATTTGTAAAGCcaaattatttagtaaaataGGAAAGAAAACTCCAGTGGCAGCAAGATTTTCTCCGGTGATAGTCCAAAGAGGAGGtactgatacttcaagagatgCGCGCGGGTTTgctattaaattttacactgaagACGGTAATTTTGATATCGTGGGATTCAATACGCCCATGTACGCGTACAAAGATCCACTGCTTTTTTCATCATTTGTGCGAGCTCTAAAACGAAATCCAGCTACTAATTTAGTAGACGGTAATACGCTATGGGACTTTTTGACGTTGCAACCGGAGAACTTACATATGTTTTTGCTCGTATTTGGGGATAGAGGTGTGCCAGATGGTTACAGGCATATGCCAGGGTTTAGCATTCAAACCTATCAAGTTGTGAATGAGAGTGGAGAGAAGCACTTTGTTAGATTTCATTTTATTCCTGACGCTGGCATAAAAAATCTAAACTCTAAACAAGCACAGAAAATATCCGGTATCGATCCAGATTACGCCACCAGAGATTTGTATAATGCGATAGGAAAGGGTAAATTTCCGAGCTGGTCTGTCAGTATCCAGATATTGACATTAGACGATGTGAAAAATGCAAAATTCGATGTTTTTGACGTGACGAAAGTATTACCCCAAGATGAATTTCCCCTAAAACCACTCGGTCGTTTGGTTTTGAACAAAAATCCGACGAACTATTTTGCAGAAGTAGAACAGTTGGCGTTTAACCCAGCAAATCTTGTGCCGGGCATTTTGGGAGGACCGACCAAAATTTTCGAAGCAAGACGTTTAGCTTACAGAGACGCTCAATATTACCGGTTAGGTGCtaactttaataaaataccGGTAAATTGTCCGATTCAAAATCACGTACTTGCTTACAATCGCGATGGTCGACCTCCCGTTAAGGATAATGGTAAAGATACCCCCAATTATTATCCTAACACGTTCAATGGACCGGTGCCTTACAAAGATGAGAATAGAGTTGACCTTATCGAGATATACCAAGATGATCCTAACAACTTCGATCAGGCTAGAGAGCTGTATATGAACGAAATGACGAAAGAGGAACGAAGCAGACTTGTCGAAAACATTCTGTATAGTCTTGGTGGTGCTATCGAAGAATTGCAGGATAGAGCAGTGAAAATTTTCACAATCATACACCCAGATCTTGGTTACAGAATATCTCAAGGTCTAAAAGTGAACCGAACGTCGTACTACCGGGATGATGAATggcttaataataattag